A genome region from Microbacterium sp. CGR2 includes the following:
- a CDS encoding ABC transporter permease subunit: MRKPLPVFRRALRESWRGLLGWTLGVAAVLFMYLPLFPSIGGNGEMQQIIESLPPELVNALGYDQIGTGAGYTQGTFYGLIGFLLLTIAAIGWGAGAIAGAEESGRLELDLAHGIGRASHALQSAAAILVRLLWLSVFAAVVILGLNESAKLEIEPARIIDATVVFLGLTMLAGSLALFVGAITGRKTFGIAAGAGSAVVGYAFNAIANQAPDAEWLRYLSPYSWAFHQPPLVEGLDPVGAIALWGFTAVFVAGGAWALRRRDISG; encoded by the coding sequence ATGCGTAAGCCGCTTCCCGTCTTCCGTCGCGCACTCCGTGAATCGTGGCGTGGTCTGCTGGGGTGGACCCTCGGCGTCGCCGCCGTGCTGTTCATGTACCTCCCGCTGTTCCCGAGCATCGGCGGCAACGGCGAGATGCAGCAGATCATCGAGAGCCTCCCACCCGAACTCGTCAACGCCCTCGGCTACGACCAGATCGGGACCGGCGCGGGCTACACGCAGGGCACGTTCTACGGACTCATCGGATTCCTGCTGCTGACGATCGCGGCGATCGGCTGGGGAGCGGGCGCCATCGCCGGAGCGGAAGAGTCAGGGCGACTCGAGTTGGACCTCGCACACGGCATCGGGCGCGCGTCGCATGCCCTCCAATCAGCCGCGGCCATACTCGTTCGCCTGCTCTGGTTGAGCGTGTTCGCCGCCGTCGTCATCCTCGGCCTGAACGAGTCGGCGAAGCTCGAGATCGAACCCGCACGCATCATCGACGCGACAGTCGTCTTTCTCGGGCTGACGATGCTCGCCGGCAGCCTGGCCCTGTTCGTCGGTGCCATCACCGGCCGGAAGACCTTCGGGATCGCTGCCGGAGCGGGGAGCGCCGTGGTCGGCTATGCGTTCAATGCGATCGCGAACCAGGCACCGGATGCCGAGTGGCTGCGTTACCTGTCGCCCTACTCCTGGGCGTTCCATCAGCCACCGCTGGTCGAGGGCCTGGATCCGGTCGGCGCCATCGCCCTCTGGGGCTTCACTGCGGTGTTCGTCGCCGGTGGCGCGTGGGCACTGCGTCGACGGGACATCTCAGGCTGA
- a CDS encoding MerR family transcriptional regulator: MTDLETMRIGEVAEQTSLSLRTLRHYEDIGLVIPSARTDGGFRLYTERDVARLLIVRRMKPLGYTLEEMSALLRVVDDLERDESPELRSRLTEIREEARLRREQLAARVDMADEFLARLDDI, encoded by the coding sequence GTGACCGACCTGGAGACGATGCGGATCGGCGAGGTGGCCGAGCAGACGTCGCTGTCGCTGCGCACACTTCGGCACTACGAAGACATCGGGTTGGTCATTCCGTCCGCTCGCACCGACGGCGGTTTCCGTCTCTACACCGAACGTGATGTCGCGCGCCTGCTCATCGTGCGCCGCATGAAACCCCTCGGCTACACGCTCGAGGAGATGAGCGCGCTCCTGCGGGTGGTCGACGACCTCGAGCGCGATGAAAGCCCGGAACTGCGCTCTCGTCTGACGGAGATCCGCGAGGAGGCGCGCCTGCGCCGTGAGCAGCTCGCCGCGCGGGTGGATATGGCGGACGAGTTCCTCGCTCGGTTGGACGATATCTGA
- a CDS encoding ABC transporter ATP-binding protein, with the protein MSPAIELTQLHKNYGHRTAVDSLNMSVDTGSVFGLIGPNGAGKTTTLRMIVDVIRPTSGSVRVLGEDPRIAGPDLRRRVGFIPGELRLDGRMTGRRMLDFYAEVSGPVPAGMIDRLASRLGLDLSRQVRTLSKGNKQKLGIVQAFMHEPELLVLDEPTSGLDPLVQREFLQLVREARERGQTVLLSSHVLSEIQQTADAVAVLSAGRIVAEGDVASLRLGAIRRVRAGLTGVDEETLRRELAELPHLADIEVVASGEAVRLSATVEGDIDPFVKAIARHRIVDLAVEEPDLEESVLRLYGDQSTATKGDGDA; encoded by the coding sequence ATGAGTCCTGCCATCGAATTGACCCAGTTGCACAAGAATTACGGCCACCGCACCGCGGTCGACTCGCTGAACATGTCCGTCGACACCGGATCCGTGTTCGGCCTGATCGGCCCGAACGGCGCGGGAAAGACCACCACCCTTCGGATGATCGTCGACGTGATCCGCCCGACGTCCGGATCCGTCCGAGTCCTCGGGGAGGATCCGCGCATCGCCGGCCCGGATCTGCGTCGCCGCGTCGGGTTCATTCCCGGCGAGCTCCGGCTGGACGGGCGCATGACCGGCCGGCGGATGTTGGACTTCTACGCCGAAGTGTCGGGCCCGGTCCCTGCGGGCATGATCGATCGGCTCGCGTCCAGACTCGGCCTCGACCTCAGCCGACAGGTGCGGACGCTGTCCAAGGGCAACAAGCAGAAGCTCGGGATCGTCCAGGCGTTCATGCATGAGCCGGAGCTTCTCGTGCTCGACGAGCCCACGAGCGGGCTCGATCCCCTGGTGCAGCGGGAGTTCCTGCAACTCGTCCGCGAGGCGCGCGAACGTGGGCAGACGGTACTGCTGAGCTCACATGTGCTCAGCGAGATCCAGCAGACGGCGGATGCCGTGGCGGTGCTGAGCGCCGGGCGCATCGTGGCCGAGGGCGATGTGGCCTCGTTGCGTCTCGGCGCCATCCGCCGGGTGCGCGCCGGACTCACCGGCGTCGACGAGGAGACGCTGCGCCGCGAGCTCGCGGAGCTTCCCCACCTGGCCGACATCGAGGTCGTAGCGTCCGGCGAGGCGGTCCGGCTCTCCGCGACGGTCGAGGGCGACATCGACCCCTTCGTGAAAGCGATCGCCCGTCACCGCATCGTGGACCTCGCCGTCGAGGAACCCGATCTCGAGGAGTCCGTCCTGCGGCTGTACGGCGATCAGAGCACAGCCACGAAAGGAGACGGAGATGCGTAA
- the nhaA gene encoding Na+/H+ antiporter NhaA translates to MATHDHPFPSEFPARGSYREARRIGTLLRKESVGGILLVVMAAIALIWSNSPFAEGYFALRDFEIGYEPWHLKLSLGAWAADGLLAIFFFLVGLELKREFVIGDLRDIRRAIVPVAAAIGGVVVPALVYVLIVGPQPDLLRGWAVPTATDIAFAVAILAIIGSHLPAGLRLFLLTLAVVDDLIAIVIIAVFYTDDVNPMPIPGAILALALYALLAQRRKGFFLRHRFAAWLILLPIGVVVWALVHASGIHATIAGVLLGFMIPVRSGTTDADGVEETGLAEEFEHRFRPLSAGFAVPIFAFFAAGVTVVGDGLVETLTHPVTIAIVVALVLGKPIGIVLSTWIATKLTRSRMSDGLGWIDLIGVGVLAGIGFTVSLLVADLSFPQGIEHDAAKVAILLASVLAAALAAVILGIRNRRYRAIAEREAVDADADGVPDVYQRGDRA, encoded by the coding sequence ATGGCCACGCACGACCACCCGTTCCCCTCCGAGTTCCCCGCCCGCGGGAGCTACCGCGAAGCCCGACGCATCGGCACCTTGCTGCGCAAAGAGAGCGTCGGCGGCATCCTGCTCGTCGTCATGGCGGCGATCGCGCTGATCTGGTCGAACTCGCCGTTCGCCGAGGGATACTTCGCTCTCCGCGACTTCGAGATCGGCTACGAGCCCTGGCACCTGAAGCTCAGTCTCGGTGCCTGGGCCGCCGATGGCCTTCTTGCGATCTTCTTCTTCCTCGTCGGACTCGAACTCAAACGCGAATTCGTCATCGGGGATCTGCGTGACATCCGTCGGGCGATCGTCCCGGTGGCGGCCGCGATCGGTGGGGTGGTCGTCCCCGCGCTCGTCTACGTGCTGATCGTCGGTCCGCAACCCGACCTGCTCCGCGGCTGGGCGGTGCCGACGGCGACCGACATCGCCTTCGCCGTGGCGATCCTCGCGATCATCGGATCGCATCTGCCCGCTGGCCTTCGCCTCTTCCTCCTGACCCTCGCCGTGGTCGACGACCTGATCGCCATCGTCATCATCGCCGTCTTCTACACCGACGACGTGAACCCGATGCCCATTCCCGGGGCGATCCTCGCGCTGGCGCTGTACGCGCTGCTCGCGCAACGACGCAAGGGATTCTTCCTCCGGCACCGTTTCGCCGCCTGGCTGATCCTGCTTCCCATCGGTGTCGTCGTCTGGGCGTTGGTGCACGCCTCAGGAATTCACGCGACGATCGCCGGCGTGCTGCTGGGGTTCATGATCCCGGTCCGATCGGGGACCACGGACGCCGACGGGGTCGAGGAAACAGGTCTGGCGGAGGAGTTCGAGCACCGGTTCCGCCCGCTCTCGGCCGGGTTCGCCGTGCCGATCTTCGCCTTCTTCGCTGCCGGCGTCACGGTTGTCGGTGACGGGCTCGTCGAGACTCTGACGCATCCGGTGACGATCGCGATCGTCGTGGCCCTCGTGCTGGGAAAACCGATCGGGATCGTGCTCTCCACGTGGATCGCGACCAAGCTCACCCGCAGTCGCATGAGCGACGGTCTCGGATGGATCGATCTCATCGGAGTGGGAGTGCTCGCCGGCATCGGCTTCACCGTGTCGCTGCTGGTTGCCGATCTGAGCTTCCCGCAGGGCATCGAACACGACGCCGCGAAGGTCGCGATCCTCCTCGCCTCCGTGTTGGCGGCGGCACTCGCCGCCGTGATCCTCGGTATCCGGAACCGTCGCTACCGTGCGATCGCGGAGCGGGAGGCCGTGGATGCCGACGCCGACGGTGTGCCCGATGTGTACCAGCGCGGCGACCGGGCCTGA